Genomic segment of Deinococcus radiopugnans ATCC 19172:
GACTGTGGAGGTGCTGCGCAGCGCTGGAATCCCGAATGACCGCTACGCAGCGCTGTTGACGATGGTGCGTCCCGGCAGCGAACGCAAATTGACTGAAGCGCGGGCCGCTTTGGAAGACGCTGGGATTCCTGCCCTGGCCCAGACAGTGCGGTTGTCCGAGGCGTTCCGGGATGCGAATAATGGCGGCGTGCTGGTACGTGATGTACGGGGCAATTCCCTCGCCAAAGGACTTTGGGCTGAATATGGGCGTGTCACTGGAGAGATCGTGGCCATGACGGGGGGGAAGCTGTGAGTTTGCGCGACGGCCTCAAGAACCTGCGCGCCTCGCGGGAAGAGGAGAAGGAAACGATTCCCACCGAGCCGAAGACCGCTGCCCCTCTTGAGCCAGAAAAGCCCACATCCGAAAAGCGCGAGACTTTCAGCACGCGTATCCGCCCCAGTGTGCGCTACGCCCTTAAACGACAGCTCCTAGAGCTGCAGGAGCAGGGCCACAAGGTCCGCATGGAGGACGTGCTAGAGGCGTTGATCCTACGATATGTGGGGAATGCGGAGTTCCGGGCGGAAGTGCTGGCGGAAATTGACACATGAATATTTGACTCTAGTGAGACTATGAGCTATATTTCACATCTCAGTCACATGTATCTAAAATTTGCATATCTTTTCGTGCTCTAAACGGTGAGTTACGTCATCGCCCTCCGTTAGCCCAAGATCTTTCGATAACTTGATGAATGTTCCTACTGTGAGGATAGACTATGAAATATTTGAGAATAATTCTTCTGTTTTCTTTGGCCTCTACCTCTATCGCAGCGAAATCAACCATCTACCCGGTGGAATGGAAGGGCAGTGGAAGTCTTTCTACCTATAAAAATCTACCGCAGGCAATTGACATGGTAGCTCCTGGCATGGATGCATCTTGGGATGCTCTGCATCAAAGTGGTTCATGCTCACGTGGTAAGGCCGAGCTAGTCTTATATCAACTTTACGGTAGGGAACAAATCAAAAAGAAGAACGAAGTCGTTAAACAAGTTTCCGGTATTGCAAAAGTAAAATTACTTGGTGATATACCACCGATGTCTGTTTATAGAGTGGATTATAAGGGGAATAAATATCTACTTGCACTGAACCAAGTAGATGAATCTATGTTCTCGGTATTTAACTGTCTGATGAAGTGATCGGGTAATACTATTAACCCTACACTCTATCGGCTTGATACATTATATAAGGTTGTGCGGAAAACCAGATGGCGTTGAATCTTCAGTGTAGTGAAGGTAGGGTCATGCGGGTACCTCTGTGCCTTAGGATTTCAGGCGCAATTTCCTCGAAATGTAAGGCGAAGATCGCCTGATGACATAGAGCATGGTTGAGCCTAGCAGTGTGCTACAGCTGGTAACCTTGCGGTCCGAACTAACCGATTCTCTTCCTAAGCACCAATAAGCGAAATCTTGTCAACTTAGGGTATACCCCACCCTGACGTCAGGTTGAGGGTCAAAAAGCGTCAGAATAGGGTTGTCTTAGATATTGTCTGACAGTAGTCTGCCGGGGTCTAGACCCTAACCTGACAGGAGCCTCCATAAAAAACCCCAACAGAGGGCACCGCCTTGGCTACACCCGCGTCTCGGCTGAGGACCAGAACACAGTCCGCCAACTGGATGGCCTGAACTTCGACAAGGTTTTCACCGACAAGGTCAGCGGTGGGACTGCCCACCGTCCCCAGTTGACGGCCCTACTGAGCCATGCCCGCGACGGAGACACCTTGGTGGTTCACAGCATGGACCGCCTAGCCCGCAACCTTGACGATCTCCGGGCGCTGGTCAACGACTTGACGGAGAAAGGTGTGCATGTCGAGTTCGTCAAGGAGGGGCTGACCTTCACTGGGGAAGATTCGGCGATGTCCAAGCTGCTCCTAAGTGTGATGGGGGCCTTTGCCGAGTTCGAGCGCGCCCTGATCCGTGAGCGGCAGCGTGAAGGCATCACGGCAGCGAAGAAAGCCGGGGTGTACCAGGGACGCAAGAAGGCCCTGAGCGCCGCCCAGGCGAGCGATCTGCGGCAGCGCGCCGAAGGGGGCGAATCGAAGGCCAGCCTAGCCAAGGCCTTTGGCATCAGCCGGGAAACGGTCTACCAGTATTTGAGGACTGCCGCCGATGCATAGCGCGCAGAAGTGTTTCAATATTTTGCTGAGTCTGTAGCCAACAAATGACCGATATCGATCTTATTCGCATTTTGAAGTCTCTTGAATATCAGTCACTTTCGTTAGCACAATAGGTTCAGCCGTCTCCGAAATGGGGGTTAAAACCGCCTGCCCATCTTTTTGATAACTCAGAACACCACAATACACTGGACCATCCGCAGTACGTACAACTGAGAAACGAGGGGTCTCCGCCTCTTCCTCTGTTAGAGGTTTAGCATTCCATTTATTAAATGAGATATCAATAGGAGTAAATAGGACGATCCACCCAAATATCAGAATGAGCAACAAAGAGATAAAACTCAACCATCTGGAAACTGCTAGCCGTGCTACTGTAGCACTAACTACTCGGTTATAAAAAGCAGCGTATTCGTTAGGATCATCAGTAGTCTGTATAGGATGTCCCTGGGATGCCCATATGGCGAAAAAGGAGGCGGCTGCAAAAAATACTATGATCAACGCAAGTATCCATATGCCCAGGTTATGCCAGACC
This window contains:
- a CDS encoding recombinase family protein, which gives rise to MKNPNRGHRLGYTRVSAEDQNTVRQLDGLNFDKVFTDKVSGGTAHRPQLTALLSHARDGDTLVVHSMDRLARNLDDLRALVNDLTEKGVHVEFVKEGLTFTGEDSAMSKLLLSVMGAFAEFERALIRERQREGITAAKKAGVYQGRKKALSAAQASDLRQRAEGGESKASLAKAFGISRETVYQYLRTAADA